In Ovis aries strain OAR_USU_Benz2616 breed Rambouillet chromosome 13, ARS-UI_Ramb_v3.0, whole genome shotgun sequence, the genomic window TCATGTTCAAGAAATTTGATGAAAAAGAAAACGTGTCGAACTGTATCCAGTTGAAAACTTCCGTTATTAAGGGCATTAAGAACCAGTTGCTGGAGCAGTTTCCCGGCATCGAACCGTGGCTGAACCAAATCATGCCAAAGAAGGATCCGGTCAAAATAGTGCGATGCCACGAGCACATAGAAATCCTCACGGTGAACGGGGAGCTGCTGTTCTTCAGGCAAAGGGAAGGGCCCTTCTACCCAACGCTGAGGCTGCTGCACAAGTATCCGTTCATCCTGCCCCGCCAGCAGGTGGACAAGGGAGCCATCAAATTCGTGCTCAGCGGAGCCAACATCATGTGCCCAGGCCTGACCTCGCCGGGGGCACGCCTCTTCCCCGCCGCAGTGGACACGGTGGTGGCGATCATGGCGGAGGGAAAGCAGCACGCTCTGTGCGTGGGCGTCATGAAGATGTCCGCGGACGAGATCGAGAAAGTCAACAAAGGAATCGGCATCGAGAACATCCATTACCTCAATGACGGTCTGTGGCACATGAAGACATACAAGTGAGCCTGGGAGGACGCGCGCCTGGTGCCCCGCGGACCTCGTGCCCAGCCTGTGTCTTTGCGACGCCAGGGAGGCAGCTCCTCAGTGCTTAAGACATTCAGGGGACACTAGAAAAGGAGAAAGGCCAAGTAAAAGTTTTGGAACGAACccctctgtctgtgtgtgtgtcatttgtctgtgtgcctgtgagtgtgtttgtgtccACGGCAGTGGTCAGTTTAGATTTCCTGTCTTGTTGGTCTGAGCAGGTATTCATTGGAACAGGCTCATTATATCCCTCAGAAAAGTGGATTTCAAAGTCAAGAGCGTGCACTTGATAGACGGACCCTAGTGAGTGAAAAGGTAGGGGGAAATggcgagggacttccctggtggtctaggaaTTAACACTgccgcttccactgcagggggctcagattccatccctggtgggggaagctAAGAACATACCCTGAGGCTAAAAAAACTGAGTGGAGAGAGGCCCGAAACAACTCTGTTCATGACTGCTTTAACGGGTGAATACTAGATAACAAAATCCCGTACAAAGTAAACGTCAGACTTTGTTGGTTGTTCACCCAGCGAACATTATTCCTGCTCTTCCCTTCTTGGTGGCGGAAACGTGGGTCCATCCCTTGTCTACAGGAGTCTGGAAAATGGTCATTAGTCCAGGCCTATCATGGTGGGTGGTCTATTTCCCTAGGAGATGGACTCATTTGTGGGTTGGCATGGGGCCTAAGGCCAAGCAGGATCTTACGTTTAGGAAAAATAGGGTCCCTCCTCCCCTGGTTTTGAGTCGTTTATAGCTGGGTGTGTGACCTGCGTTAGGAGGGgcgactgaaaaaaaaaaaaaaatgcttgggGAGAAACTCTCCCTAGCTTGGATGGCAAATGATTTTGTTCTTGctaaacacacacccacacacccttgATAATAGTCTGAAGGTGGTTatgttgaaaatagaaaataatagtgCCCTTGTTGACTTATGAACTGATGATTAATCAACTATGCAGACTCCTTATGTTGAGACTTCTTAAGGGATGTGACTAAATtctgtgaaatgaaaaaatttttcttgtagattgattcatttttacttaagttttctgaaatttaaatctATAAAGAGCTCAATTTTTATAGGGAGGCATCATAGACCCCTAACTGAAAAAATAGTTTAAGTGGGGATAAAATAAGTCAGCTGAAAAATTCATTGATGTCCTTCATATGAGCAGTTTCAGTGAAATGCACATGAATGCCAGATAAATTGCAGTAGATTTAGGGGTGAAAGGGGAAGAGTAGGTTAAGATGTGGGAGTCCACACTTAATGTTATTACTTAGAAAACTTGGGGAATTGAAAGGTGGGTGAAAGAAGGTTGTAGTCAAGATACTCTGTTTTGGAGCttatttgctgttgttattttaattgtgtttttttcttttttctttcttgtggcaTGTTTGTTAGTGGGCTGAGTATATTTGTATGCTGAGGGGAGAGACTGACTAAATGAGGAATGCTTGGTGGGGATGTAGTCAGTGGAATAGGAGAGCAGGAAGGAGTGGCCCAGAAGCAGGGTTCTAGGATGGCCGCTGTCCTCAGAGATCTGCATGTTCTGGTTGCCTCCTTTCAACACAGGCTTGTCACCGAACAGCTCTTAAACACTCCTCTTCAAAACACTGTTTTTCTCCTCGAAGGAGTAGGGCTTTTACCCCTATTAATTCTCTACCCCTGTCAGCAACATTAACTCTGGTCACTGGTGGATCACTGTGGAGGGTCTCTAAACTCATGATCCTCTGGAGCGCTCACAGCTCCGATGAACACCAATGAAGACAGTCAAGCCAGCAAcctcacagttttttttttttt contains:
- the LOC101111215 gene encoding malignant T-cell-amplified sequence 1-like yields the protein MFKKFDEKENVSNCIQLKTSVIKGIKNQLLEQFPGIEPWLNQIMPKKDPVKIVRCHEHIEILTVNGELLFFRQREGPFYPTLRLLHKYPFILPRQQVDKGAIKFVLSGANIMCPGLTSPGARLFPAAVDTVVAIMAEGKQHALCVGVMKMSADEIEKVNKGIGIENIHYLNDGLWHMKTYK